ATCAGATATAACTAAACAATCATCTATCTAGACAGCACAGAACGATTCTAGAATGTTGTTAGCAGCCATAACTAAATTATCAACAATCTAGACAGCAAAGAACGATGCTAGATGTTCTGCTATCAGACATAACTAAACAATCATCTATCTAGACAGCACAGAACGATGTTAGCTGTTATGTTATCAGACATAACTAAACAATCATCTATCTAGACAGCACAGAACGATGCTAGATGTTCTGTTATCAGACATAACTAAACAATCATCTATCTAGACAGCAAAGAACGATCCTAGATGTTCTGTTATCAGACATAACTAAACAATCATCTATCTAGACAGCAAAGAACGATCCTAGCTGTTCTGTTATCAGACATAACTAAACAATCACCAATCTAGACAGCACAGAACGATGCTAGATGTTCTGCTATCAGACATAACTAAACAATCATCTATCTAGACAGCACAGAACGATGTTAGCTGTTATGTTATCAGACATAACTAAACAATCATCTATCTAGACAGCACAGAACGATGCTAGATGTTCTGTTATCAGACATAACTAAACAATCATCTATCTAGACAGCACAGAACGATGCTAGATGTTCTGTTATCAGACATAACTAAACAATCATCTATCTAGACAGCAAAGAACGATCCTAGATGTTCTGTTATCAGACATAACTAAACAATCATCTATCTAGACAGCAAAGAACGATGCTAGATGTTCTGTTATCAGACATAACTAAACAATCATCTATCTAGACAGCAAAGAACGATCCTAGCTGTTCTGTTATCAGACATAACTAAACAATCACCAATCTAGACAGCACAGAACGATGCTAGATGTTCTGCTATCAGACATAACTAAACAATCATCTATCTAGACAGCACAGAACGATGTTAGCTGTTATGTTATCAGACATAACTAAACAATCATCTATCTAGACAGCACAGAACGATGCTAGATGTTCTGTTATCAGACATAACTAAACAATCATCTATCTAGACAGCACAGAACGATGCTAGATGTTCTGTTATCAGACATAACTAAACAATCATCTATCTAGACAGCAAAGAACGATCCTAGATGTTCTGTTATCAGACATAACTAAACAATCATCTATCTAGACAGCAAAGAACGATGCTAGATGTTCTGTTATCAGACATAACTAAACAATCATCTATCTAGACAGCAAAGAACGATCCTAGATGTTCTGTTATCAGACATAACTAAACAACAGCCAATTCAGTCATTAATGAAGAGTTTTAGGGAGTTTTCTCCCTTTGTTTCGGAGGCGTCGATGATCAATCACATGAAACGTTCCAGGGCGAAAGCTTTCAAGACTTCAAAAAGTGAGGGAAGGCCCCCCGTGAGCGCCTCCACCTGGACAATCCCATCACTTGCGTGCGGCCTTCAGATCCGTCACCCACAGACCCCTCCTAGGCATCTTTtagcattttccttttttttttcaaacatataTCTGGAAAATGAGGCTTGAAATGCTCACGCCACGGAGATAATCGAGATTCGGGCCGGCGCTGAGCGGCCATTGTTTTGTCACCGCCTTTCATTGATATGATCTGGACACGAGTCTCGGTTGCTGAGTAACGATGCGTCTTGAGATAAAAGCCCGATTCCTCATTCCTGAGGCTCCCGACATCTTTCCTGCATTCAGAAAAAGAGAAAATTACCTTTCGCCGGACTAAAGAGTAAAATGCGGAGGGAATTCAATGCTGGCgacagcagggagggaggtggagaattcaccgAGGCATTGACGGAGCGCTGCATAGTTTATATGGGGCAGACTTGTTTTATCTGAAGCTGGGTGTGAATTGTGTCCGATATTTGTCTCCATCGCAGGATGAATGCTACAACTACATCAAAGTGCTGGTCCCCAAGAACGACCAGACCCTCATTGCCTGCGGCACCAACTCTTTCAACCCCACGTGCCGAAACTACAAGGTGAGTGTCACCTAAAAAATGTGTCTATAGCATAATATAAAAATTCTTTATTTGGAGATTACAGCGGTGAAAACCGCGATTCTCCATCTCAAACCTATGCGGAGATAGCTTTAGTTAAAAATGCAGACCGTACGCCACTCCAGTGTCCACATGTCAACACTTCCGGTCACATGTACTCCAGTACTAGCTACATGTGGTACGCATTATATGTGCCACTATTTCAGCTAGTTGGGAACCAGCACTGGGCCAAGCCGATGTGGTTCAGTATAGACCAGAAGTGTTATCATAGGGTTTCAGGTGTTTAATTGATTATATCTCCGCACAGGAACGAGATAGAGAAAAACAGTTTTCACATAAATAATGAGCAGGAAAAGGGTTTTTACATGATAATACGGATGTAGTAACTATATTATAAGTACATGACGCCCCACGTTGGCCATAAACAGTCTGACCCGATTCCATCAGTGCCGATGAGGCACATGTCAGGCTATCCTAAGGTCATCCTCCATATTCTGATAATGACGTATCCCACACATATGATGTTCCTCCAGATCAAGACCCTGGAGCAAGAGGGGGAAGAGTTTAACGGTCAAGCGCGCTGCCCATTTGATGCCAAGCAAGCCAATGTGGCGCTCTTTGCAGGTAAGATTAGAGCCAGTGTGGTTCATGCTGAGGATCCAATGCTGACACTTGGCGTATGACACATGACGGGCTTAGGTACAGTATGATAAGACCTCCATTATCAGTGATGGTGGAGCGGGCTAATAATACGCAGTACGGCTATTAGCGGGCGCTGTGCCCATGAGACACGGGCCACCGCAGCTCCTGTGCAGACTACACACCGCGCTCACCCTCCCTCCCCCTCATCACCCTTGTTTCTCTCCGTATAGATGGGAATCTGTATTCTGCCACCATGGCTGATTTTCAAGCCAGCGACGCCGTCATCTACCGCAGCCTGGGGGAGAAAAGCCCCGTCCTGCGCACCATCAAGTACGACTCCAAGTGGCTGAGAGGTGAGGACACAAATCTGCATTACATTACTTGCTATAGCTCTGCTCACTGTCAGTGGCTGGGGACATCCAACCAAAGGCTGAAAACATGGACAAGCCTAattcttctcacagctgagggtttgttgcaGTTATATATGGATACTCAGATCACCAGGTCTGTGGTCTATGGACAGAGAGAGTCTAATTAATGCTGTGATGTGACCATTAAGGGGCAGTGTACATTTTATTTTCCATGTTAGTGTGACCACTATGGTGCAGTGTATACAATGTTATCTTGTTATTTTCATGTCGGTTTGGCCACTAGGGGGCAGTGTACATAATGTTATTTTCCATGGCgatgtgaccactagggggcaGTGTACATATTATTTTCCATGGCgatgtgaccactagggggcaGTGTACATAATGTTATTTTCCATGGCGACGTGACCACTAGGGGGCAGTGTACATAATGTTATTTTCCATGGCgatgtgaccactagggggcaGTGTACATAATGTTATTTTCCATGGCGATGTGACTACTAGGGGGCAGTGTACATATTATTTTGCATGGCgatgtgaccactagggggcaGTGTACATAATGTTATTTTCCATGGCGACGTGACCACTAGGGGGCAGTGTACATAATGTTATTTTCCATGACgatgtgaccactagggggcaGTGTACATAATGTTATTTTCCATGGCGATGTGACTACTAGGGGGCAGTGTACATATTATTTTCCATGGCgatgtgaccactagggggcaGTGTACATAATGTTATTTTCCATGGCGACGTGACCACTAGGGGGCAGTGTACATAATGTTATTTTCCCATGGCGATGTGACCACTAGGGGTCAGTGTACATGTTATTTTCCATGGCgatgtgaccactagggggcaGTGTACATAATGTTATTTTCCATGGCGACGTGACCACTAGGGGGAAGTGTACATAATGTTATTTTCCATGGTGTTGTGACCACTAGGGGGCATTGTACATAATGTTATTTTCCATGGCAATGTGACCACTAGGGGGCAGTGTGCATAATGTTATTTTCCATGGCGATGTGACCGATGTGACTACTAGTCACTACTACTAATACCTGTGTTCACTTCCTCCTTCTTCCTTTTGCAGAGCCCCACTTCATCCACGCAGTAGAATATGGGAGTTACGTGTACTTCTTCTTCCGGGAGATCTCCATGGAGTACACCACCCTGGGGAAGGTAGGTAAATGGCGGGTGATGGGTTCCTCTgactagttaataataataataataataataataatttttatttatatagcgccaacatattccgcagcgctttacaaattatagaggggacttgtacagacaatagacattacagcataacaaaatcacagttcaaaacagataccaggaggagtgagggccctgctcgcaagcttacaaactatgaggaaaaggggagacacgagaggtggatggtaacaattgctttagttattcggaccggccatagtgtaaggctcaggtgttcatgtaaagctgcatgaaccagttcactgcctaagtatgtagcagtacagacacagagggctattaactgcataaagtgaatgagaacataatgcgaggaaccgtttttttttgttttttttttgttttttgttttttaatgggccacacagggatcgttaggttaatgcattgaggcggtaggccagtctgaacaaatgagtttttagggcacgcttaaaactgtggggattggggattaatcgtaattacctaggtagtgcattccaaagaatcggcgcagcacgtgtaaagtcttggagacgggagtgggaggttctgattattgaggatgctaacctgaggtcattagcggagcggagggcacgggtagggtggtagactgagaccagagaggagatgtagggtggtgctgagccatggagtgctttgtggatgagggtagtagttttgtactggattcttgagtggatgggtacccagtgtaatgactggcacaaggtataggcatcggtgtaacggttggtgaggaatatgatcctggctgcagcattcaggacagattggagcggggaaagtttggtaagagggaggccgattagtagagagttacaatagtccagacgagaatgaataagtgaaacagtaagagtttttgcagagtcgaaagtaagaaaagggcgaattctagaaatgtttttgagatgcaggtaagaagagcgagccagtgatcggatgtggggggtgaatgaaaggtcagaatcaaggatgaccccaaggcagcgggcatgttgctttggagtaatggtggaaccgcacacggagatggcaatactAGTTGTATTTGTTCTCATTTTATATCATGGATTATAAAGTTTGTTTTAGGTTATCCACACCACTTTCTTTTTGGTCTGATTCATGATAATCAGGTGTAAACCAATTACTATGGTCTGTGATACTTAGTATCATAGTACTTATCTTATTTTTCTGTATACTGTATATCCAATGATACTTAATATATGCTGCCGGCTCCTTTGTGTGTATGTAAGGCGCATGTGGCAGTAGTATCGCAGAGCTTTGTAAGTTAACTGGAGATGGCGGTATTATCTTGGTACTACACTGCATTATGATGGCAGTAATATGAGGAGGCTGCCTAGAAGTGGCCAGGAACGGGGACTCTCATCTGTATTCTGGGCATCACAACAATGTCTCCATTATGCCCCCAGGTGACATTTTCTCGGGTGGCCCGAGTCTGTAAGAACGACATGGGTGGTTCTCCTCGGGTCCTGGAGAAATATTGGACCTCCTTCCTGAAAGCTCGTCTCAACTGCTCTGTCCCCGGTGATTCCTTCTTCTACTTCGATGTTCTCCAGTCCATGAGCGACATCCTGGCCATCAATGGCCGTCCCGCCGTCGTCGGAGTTttcggcacccaggccaataggtgAGATGGGGAAGAAACAATGACACACTATGGGTAATCCGAGCCTGTATATAAAGAGGAATTCCAGCTGCACAGGGTTATAAAAATTTACACAAAACAGCGCCACCCCTTTATGCAGGTTGTGGCTGGTATTACAGCTCAAATTTACTCAATTCAaaggagctgcaataccagatgcaACCTGCTGACATAAAGGGTGTTGTGCCTGCAACAGAGCAGACTTTATTTCAATCTTCTcttacccctttaaagggaacctgtcatgccaTTTTTAGCACTTTTTTCATTAAAAACAGTGATCTCATCATGAGGAACTTTATAGTATAGTAATATTGTACCTGCTTATTTAGTCACAGGGGTGTGCTTCATTTTTTGTATAGTCAGGGGCGTTGCTGCCCAAGCAATTTGATTAATGTTCCGGGTGCGCCAATGTCATTCGAATCGGCTGTAATGTCCCACACTTGCGCAGGGTGGAGCGTGGAGCCGTGCTTGGGCTGTGTATATTATGGAGTGGCACTTGCTGCATAGTGCGCAAGCGTGGCTGCCCGCTTAACACTGCGCAAGCGCCGCTCCACACTCTGTAAGCACGGGATTTTACAGAAGATTCGGGTGACGTCTGCGCACCCGGAATATCAATCGAATTGAGTGGGTGGCAACCCTCCTGACTGAACGAAAATGAAGCACACCCCCTGTGACTAAATGAGCATATATAAAGTGATTTTTGGACATCATTATAGGGCCATTTTTAATGGAAAAAAACCTGTtaatgatgcacattgcatcactgactacgcactggggacagtttacatgtaacaaaggacatgacaggttccctttaagcttttttaAATTAGCTTTGACTAGAGAGGATAGGACATAGATAAAGCAGCGTGCCTACAGCATTAGACATGTAAGAAAGGGGCTAGATAATGAAGCTGGTAATAGCTGCTGACGCACATGGGCCTTCTCTTCCTCTGCGCACCTGCGGACCAGTTATTATATATTAATGCATACTCCCCGGAGGGCTATGAAAGCTGCATGAGCACATTTGCAGCCGCCAATAATGGCCGCACAGTATACGACCGCGTCCAGGAAAAGTGGAGCATTATATAGACTCTATTAGTGGATTAGGAAAGCAAAACAGAACCGTACGGAGATGCCCAGTAGGGCCGTGAAACAGAAATTAAGTGGCTGGGAAAGTTCAGAGGAAGATTTAACGCCGACTCAGTGGCTGCTAGACAAAACGTAATAAAGAGGAGGCGATAAATTACAGGttgtaaagaaggaaaccacaggtaaTGGAAGGCAATACATCAGAAAGAGGTGCCAGAGAATGAGGCCTCCTTTTTTCTCCAGGCCACAGACTCCATCCCTGAGGCTGTCGGGAGACACAGGGTATAAATCCATGTATATCAATGTTTTCCATGGCAGTGAATGTATCGGCTCATAAAGGAAATTGATCTTCAGGGATGCGTTGCTTTTGGATGGATGGCACATTAGCATCTATACAGCATCATGTGTATGGGCATCGAGGGAGAGGGGACATTAAAATGAGAGATTAATACCCCTGCCCATAATTGGGGCAGGAATCCTTATTAACAAATGTTTCTGCATGGAAGGCTTGAGGTCCATGTCAAACACAGGGCCGTACCGAGCTGTAAACCACAGTAGAACATTTTCTAAAAGGATCCTTCTGATTTAAGGTGGATGCTTATTTTTTTGATGGTAGATATCGAGAACAGAAACCCACTTGTAATTCATCTAGAGCTTGTTTTCTTCTAGTATCACCGGATCTGGCGTTTGTTCTTTCTACATGGATGAGATCGAGAAAGTTTTTAACGGGAAGTTCAAGGAGCAAAAGACCACTGAATCTGCTTGGACCCCAATTTCAGAAGATAAAGTCCCAGTCCCCAGGTGTGTGTCTCAGATTTCTAAAAACGAGGAGATGTGGAGCCTGAGGTTTCTACAAGATTCATACATTGAGGCTTGAGGAGATTGATAACTTGAGAACTTTGTGGAGATCCACCTATCTTCTCAGAGATCCATAATTTAGGGCTTTAAGAAAATCGATAGTTTGAGGCTTGGAAACTTCAAAGAGATTGTTAACTTGAGGCCTAAAGTACAGTAGTTTCTAAAAGTTACATAGATTGAGTTTTGAAACAAATCCATATCATGTGTCTTTAAAAAAATCCACAATTTGAGgcttcaaagatatccataaagctTTAAAAAGATTGAGGATTCCTGTAGATCTTTAGCTTGAGACTTCAATGAGATTTGTAACTTAATGCAACAAAGAGATACACAGCTTGAAACTTTAGGAAAAACAAAGTTTAACACTTTGAGGAAATCTGTAGCTTGAAAATCCAAAGAGATGTTTTACTTGAAGGTTTGAGGAAATCTTTATCTTGAGGCTGGTTTGAGATCTAAGGATCTGTAGAACAGAGATCCGTAGTTTGAAGCTACTGGAAGATCTATAGCTTGGAGTTTTGAAGAGAGTTACTCCTTCTGGCTTTATGGAGATCCATAATTTGAGGCCTTGAGAGGACCTATGTCTCAAAGCATTGATGAGATTCATAGATTGCATCAATTGAGGCATCAAAGTGATTGACTGCTTGAAGCGAAGTAGATCCATGACGATTTATGGTTTGAAGTTTCAAAAAGAATGATGGCTTGTGGCTTTCAGGAGATCCATAGCTTGAGGCTTTGAGAAGTTCCATATCTTAAGACATTGAGGTGATTCATAGCTTGGATTTTGAGGAGATTCTTAGCTTGGAGCTTCAAAGAGATCCATACGTTTTGGCTTTTACGAGATCCATAACTTGAGGATTTTAGGAGATCTGTAGCAGAGGCTTTCCGGAGATTCCATAACTTGAGGCTTTGAAAAAGATCTGTAACCTTAGACCTCAAGGTTATTTATAGCTAGGGTTCTGAAGATATGATTAGCCTGTTCCTTCAAAGAGATCGACAATTTAAGGCTTTGAAGAGATCCATAGCTTTGAGCTTGTAGATGTTTGTAACTGAGATCTTTACCTTCCACTTTACTTTTCCATTCCAGGCCCGGGTGTTGTGCAGGTTTTGGCAATGCTGCTTCCTACAAGGCATCCAATGAGTTTCCAGATGAGACCCTTTCCTTCATCAAATCTTTCCCTCTCGTAGATGAGGCTGTGCCTTCCATTACAGAGACACCATGGTTTACAAAAACGACCAGCAGGTATGGAGAAATTAATGAACCTATAAGGAGAATTAAAAGGCAGGGTGCTCCAGAGAAATTAATGAGTTATTCTAATAATTTAGAAGATGACTGTTTATTTTATTCTCCTTCCCAAAAAGATGAACGTCCTTTATGCCTCTTACTATATAAAGATCATTTTGAGCGATTCTTTCTATTTCATTTTCCGTATTCTGATTTCCCAGATATAAGCTAACACAGATTGCTGCCGACACCTCGGCCGGTCCTTACGGAAATTACACAGTCATCTTCTTAGGGTCCGAAGATGGAAAAATTCTTAAGGTTCTTACAGGAactacagaaaattccacagtggaACCTGTCCTCCTGGAAGAACTTAATGTCTACAACCAAGACAGGTAAGTTCTGGTCCTTCAGTTCAATTTTTGGTGCTGTGATTATACAACCCACACAGTGAAATATTGTATAACGTAGGTGCGGTGGGAAAATGGATGATGGGAGAATCCTAGGATTGCAGTTGGATCGAGACAATAATGCCCTGTTTGTAGCTTTTTCAAGCTGTATCATTCGCGTTCCTCTCAGCCGATGTGAATCATATGGGACCTGTAGGAGGTAGGTAACAATGACTCGTGTGTTGTTTGACCAAGAATAGGGGGTATTTCTGACTTTGTCAAGGCTTTGCCCACATCTGAGGCTAAATACTTCCAAGTGCCCTGGACCCTAAGATTCTTGGTAGTTTCATCAATATATGTTAACTTTGCCCGCATACTCCACCAATTTTTCTTCTGGGATGTTAAATGTTGCTTGTAATAAGGGCTCCATCAATCAAGGGAACAGACCATAACGAAGAGAAGAAAGGAAAGATATTGCTTGTGTTTCATAAGTGGGCTGTATTCATTGCAACAATCGCTTCACATCTATTGTTCCCGCCAGTTTTGGAagcagttgaaaaaaaaaatcccttctGTTCTAAGTAAAATGAACCAGCTCTGTAATAATCTCATTAATAAAGTCACATCATATGTGTGCATCTCATGAACAAAGCGGCTTACAATTCACGTCTAGTCATTCATTCTCTGCATGCCCCTCGATGAGACAATCCCACCCTTTCCGACAGCGGGTAAATTTGCCAGGCTGAATAACCCTACCACAAAGTCATCATTATTACGAACCGAGCAATAATGTTTGAAGGGGTCCCAGGATGCCCGctgctgcagctctggtggtggaaCGGGAAAAGCTTTAATTTGCAGGCTCCTTATTGCGATGGGAGCCAAGAGACAATCGAAGGCTAGAAAAAGCTTTCTTGCCAAATGCATCGTACTCAAGCCTCAGCTCTTTGGAAGGCTGCCAAAGCGTGGTGCCTACAGGGGCTCCGATGTAAGGAAGTCTATGATGGTTTTCAATAAGAATGGTGCTAAGCTCCAAGCTTTCTCGTGCAGACTGTGTTCTCTTTTGCTTCTCAACGAC
This region of Ranitomeya imitator isolate aRanImi1 chromosome 1, aRanImi1.pri, whole genome shotgun sequence genomic DNA includes:
- the SEMA6C gene encoding semaphorin-6C isoform X5 codes for the protein MSHLLLALVLLLVKCPASSSLVFPKDLGALRTIDSGSTKVYPWFRGLITDHDSAHLGLDFQKMLKLNQTLFVAARDHVYAIDLRKAKDSIIPDKYITWKTKDMDNCAMRGKPDECYNYIKVLVPKNDQTLIACGTNSFNPTCRNYKIKTLEQEGEEFNGQARCPFDAKQANVALFADGNLYSATMADFQASDAVIYRSLGEKSPVLRTIKYDSKWLREPHFIHAVEYGSYVYFFFREISMEYTTLGKVTFSRVARVCKNDMGGSPRVLEKYWTSFLKARLNCSVPGDSFFYFDVLQSMSDILAINGRPAVVGVFGTQANSITGSGVCSFYMDEIEKVFNGKFKEQKTTESAWTPISEDKVPVPRPGCCAGFGNAASYKASNEFPDETLSFIKSFPLVDEAVPSITETPWFTKTTSRYKLTQIAADTSAGPYGNYTVIFLGSEDGKILKVLTGTTENSTVEPVLLEELNVYNQDRCGGKMDDGRILGLQLDRDNNALFVAFSSCIIRVPLSRCESYGTCRRSCLASRDPYCVWLKSGNCANYRGDIRVGFEQDIEQPKHRGNCQDVVTASGSTDIEGKMRIRTEVYV